A window of the Mus musculus strain C57BL/6J chromosome 18, GRCm38.p6 C57BL/6J genome harbors these coding sequences:
- the Seh1l gene encoding nucleoporin SEH1 isoform a (isoform a is encoded by transcript variant 1) yields the protein MFVARSIAADHKDLIHDVSFDFHGRRMATCSSDQSVKVWDKSESGDWHCTASWKTHSGSVWRVTWAHPEFGQVLASCSFDRTAAVWEEIVGESNDKLRGQSHWVKRTTLVDSRTSVTDVKFAPKHMGLMLATCSADGIVRVYEAPDVMNLSQWSLQHEVSCKLCCSCISWNPSSSRAHPPMIAVGSDDSSPNSMAKVQIFEYNENTRKYAKAETLMTVTDPVHDIAFAPNLGRSFHILAVATKDVRIFTLKPLRKELTSSGGPTKFEIHIVAQFDNHNSQVWRVSWNITGTVLASSGDDGCVRLWKANYMDNWKCTGILKGNGSPVNGSSQLGNSNPSLSSNIPNLQNSLNGTSASRKHS from the exons ATGTTTGTGGCGCGCAGCATCGCGGCGGACCACAAGGACCTCATCCACGATGTGTCTTTCGACTTCCACGGGCGCCGGATGGCCACCTGCTCCAGCGATCAGAGCGTCAAG GTGTGGGATAAGAGCGAGAGCGGAGACTGGCATTGTACAGCTAGCTGGAAG ACACATAGTGGATCTGTATGGCGTGTGACGTGGGCTCATCCTGAATTTGGACAAGTTTTGGCTTCCTGTTCTTTTGACCGAACAGCAGCTGTATGGGAAGAAATAGTGGGAGAATCAAACGATAAACTTCGAGGACAGAGTCACTGG gtGAAGAGGACAACTCTAGTGGACAGCAGAACCTCTGTTACTGATGTGAAATTTGCTCCCAAACATATGGGTCTGATGTTGGCCACCTGTTCAGCAGATGGTATAGTAAGGGTCTACGAGGCTCCCGATGTGATGAACCTCAGCCAGTGGTCTCTGCAGCACGAGGTCTCGTGTAAGCTGTGCTGCAGCTGCATTTCCTGGAACCCTTCCAG CTCTCGTGCTCATCCCCCCATGATCGCTGTGGGAAGTGATGATAGCAGTCCAAATTCAATGGCCAAGGTTCAGATTTTTGAATACAATGAAAATACCAG GAAATATGCGAAAGCTGAGACTCTTATGACAGTCACAGACCCCGTCCATGATATCGCGTTTGCTCCAAATTTGGGAAGATCTTTCCACATCCTGGCAGTAGCAACCAAAGATGTAAGAATTTTCACATTAAAACCTCTGAG gAAAGAACTTACTTCCTCTGGTGGTCCAACAAAATTTGAAATCCATATTGTGGCTCAGTTTGATAATCATAATTCTCAGGTCTGGAGGGTGAGTTGGAACATAACAGGGACAGTCCTGGCGTCTTCAGGAGATGACGGCTGTGTTAGGTTGTGGAAAG ctaATTACATGGACAATTGGAAGTGTACTGGTATTTTGAAAGGTAACGGGAGCCCAGTAAATGGGAGTTCTCAGCTGGGAAACTCAAATCCTTCACTGAGCTCAAATATTCCAAATCTTCAAAATTCATTAAATGGAACTTCTGCTAGCAG AAAGCACAGCTGA
- the Seh1l gene encoding nucleoporin SEH1 isoform c (isoform c is encoded by transcript variant 3), producing MFVARSIAADHKDLIHDVSFDFHGRRMATCSSDQSVKVWDKSESGDWHCTASWKTHSGSVWRVTWAHPEFGQVLASCSFDRTAAVWEEIVGESNDKLRGQSHWVKRTTLVDSRTSVTDVKFAPKHMGLMLATCSADGIVRVYEAPDVMNLSQWSLQHEVSCKLCCSCISWNPSSSRAHPPMIAVGSDDSSPNSMAKVQIFEYNENTRKYAKAETLMTVTDPVHDIAFAPNLGRSFHILAVATKDVRIFTLKPLRKELTSSGGPTKFEIHIVAQFDNHNSQVWRVSWNITGTVLASSGDDGCVRLWKANYMDNWKCTGILKGNGSPVNGSSQLGNSNPSLSSNIPNLQNSLNGTSASRYFFPPLDSPRAGSRWSSCAQLLPPPAPLLEHSCDANLQYPHPRRGYLSRPLNPLPENEGV from the exons ATGTTTGTGGCGCGCAGCATCGCGGCGGACCACAAGGACCTCATCCACGATGTGTCTTTCGACTTCCACGGGCGCCGGATGGCCACCTGCTCCAGCGATCAGAGCGTCAAG GTGTGGGATAAGAGCGAGAGCGGAGACTGGCATTGTACAGCTAGCTGGAAG ACACATAGTGGATCTGTATGGCGTGTGACGTGGGCTCATCCTGAATTTGGACAAGTTTTGGCTTCCTGTTCTTTTGACCGAACAGCAGCTGTATGGGAAGAAATAGTGGGAGAATCAAACGATAAACTTCGAGGACAGAGTCACTGG gtGAAGAGGACAACTCTAGTGGACAGCAGAACCTCTGTTACTGATGTGAAATTTGCTCCCAAACATATGGGTCTGATGTTGGCCACCTGTTCAGCAGATGGTATAGTAAGGGTCTACGAGGCTCCCGATGTGATGAACCTCAGCCAGTGGTCTCTGCAGCACGAGGTCTCGTGTAAGCTGTGCTGCAGCTGCATTTCCTGGAACCCTTCCAG CTCTCGTGCTCATCCCCCCATGATCGCTGTGGGAAGTGATGATAGCAGTCCAAATTCAATGGCCAAGGTTCAGATTTTTGAATACAATGAAAATACCAG GAAATATGCGAAAGCTGAGACTCTTATGACAGTCACAGACCCCGTCCATGATATCGCGTTTGCTCCAAATTTGGGAAGATCTTTCCACATCCTGGCAGTAGCAACCAAAGATGTAAGAATTTTCACATTAAAACCTCTGAG gAAAGAACTTACTTCCTCTGGTGGTCCAACAAAATTTGAAATCCATATTGTGGCTCAGTTTGATAATCATAATTCTCAGGTCTGGAGGGTGAGTTGGAACATAACAGGGACAGTCCTGGCGTCTTCAGGAGATGACGGCTGTGTTAGGTTGTGGAAAG ctaATTACATGGACAATTGGAAGTGTACTGGTATTTTGAAAGGTAACGGGAGCCCAGTAAATGGGAGTTCTCAGCTGGGAAACTCAAATCCTTCACTGAGCTCAAATATTCCAAATCTTCAAAATTCATTAAATGGAACTTCTGCTAGCAG GTATTTCTTTCCCCCTCTGGATTCCCCACGGGCTGGATCAAGATGGTCCAGTTGTGCCcagctccttcctcctcctgctcctctgctAGAGCACTCTTGCGATGCCAACCTCCAGTATCCTCACCCTCGCAGAGGATACCTCTCTCGGCCTCTTAACCCCTTACCTGAGAATGAAGGGGTGTAA
- the Seh1l gene encoding nucleoporin SEH1 isoform b (isoform b is encoded by transcript variant 2): MFVARSIAADHKDLIHDVSFDFHGRRMATCSSDQSVKVWDKSESGDWHCTASWKTHSGSVWRVTWAHPEFGQVLASCSFDRTAAVWEEIVGESNDKLRGQSHWVKRTTLVDSRTSVTDVKFAPKHMGLMLATCSADGIVRVYEAPDVMNLSQWSLQHEVSCKLCCSCISWNPSSSRAHPPMIAVGSDDSSPNSMAKVQIFEYNENTRKYAKAETLMTVTDPVHDIAFAPNLGRSFHILAVATKDVRIFTLKPLRKELTSSGGPTKFEIHIVAQFDNHNSQVWRVSWNITGTVLASSGDDGCVRLWKANYMDNWKCTGILKGNGSPVNGSSQLGNSNPSLSSNIPNLQNSLNGTSASR; encoded by the exons ATGTTTGTGGCGCGCAGCATCGCGGCGGACCACAAGGACCTCATCCACGATGTGTCTTTCGACTTCCACGGGCGCCGGATGGCCACCTGCTCCAGCGATCAGAGCGTCAAG GTGTGGGATAAGAGCGAGAGCGGAGACTGGCATTGTACAGCTAGCTGGAAG ACACATAGTGGATCTGTATGGCGTGTGACGTGGGCTCATCCTGAATTTGGACAAGTTTTGGCTTCCTGTTCTTTTGACCGAACAGCAGCTGTATGGGAAGAAATAGTGGGAGAATCAAACGATAAACTTCGAGGACAGAGTCACTGG gtGAAGAGGACAACTCTAGTGGACAGCAGAACCTCTGTTACTGATGTGAAATTTGCTCCCAAACATATGGGTCTGATGTTGGCCACCTGTTCAGCAGATGGTATAGTAAGGGTCTACGAGGCTCCCGATGTGATGAACCTCAGCCAGTGGTCTCTGCAGCACGAGGTCTCGTGTAAGCTGTGCTGCAGCTGCATTTCCTGGAACCCTTCCAG CTCTCGTGCTCATCCCCCCATGATCGCTGTGGGAAGTGATGATAGCAGTCCAAATTCAATGGCCAAGGTTCAGATTTTTGAATACAATGAAAATACCAG GAAATATGCGAAAGCTGAGACTCTTATGACAGTCACAGACCCCGTCCATGATATCGCGTTTGCTCCAAATTTGGGAAGATCTTTCCACATCCTGGCAGTAGCAACCAAAGATGTAAGAATTTTCACATTAAAACCTCTGAG gAAAGAACTTACTTCCTCTGGTGGTCCAACAAAATTTGAAATCCATATTGTGGCTCAGTTTGATAATCATAATTCTCAGGTCTGGAGGGTGAGTTGGAACATAACAGGGACAGTCCTGGCGTCTTCAGGAGATGACGGCTGTGTTAGGTTGTGGAAAG ctaATTACATGGACAATTGGAAGTGTACTGGTATTTTGAAAGGTAACGGGAGCCCAGTAAATGGGAGTTCTCAGCTGGGAAACTCAAATCCTTCACTGAGCTCAAATATTCCAAATCTTCAAAATTCATTAAATGGAACTTCTGCTAGCAGGTAG